The following proteins are encoded in a genomic region of Brachypodium distachyon strain Bd21 chromosome 1, Brachypodium_distachyon_v3.0, whole genome shotgun sequence:
- the LOC100828649 gene encoding uncharacterized protein LOC100828649 isoform X2 has translation MSSPPSAAAPASPSPATSSHPPPSGSDGPPVHSKIAPDYGLISVPTRMRSHHHRQENSSPGGKRTRFPGPELPEDIWCHIHSLMPMRDAAHAACVSRAFLRSWRCHPNLVFDRKTLGCRFRTVWDFESKVDDIVKKHSGIGVKTFSLEWHYGINAKACSYLDSWLQMANAPGIEELTLNTYSIYSRGTEYNFPCSLLSDDGRGSSIRYLRLAGCSFRPTVELGCSLRSLTTLNLCDVRITRDQLGCLLSGCAALERLELRRCSEITSLKIPSLLKHLSHLQVFGCRRLRMIENEAPNICSFLFWGLQVQLCLGQLLQLKDLELCCTSTTTVCYARQELPSVAPNLETLTIRSYHQVPSWEDLAEDSVYREPLHLRRMPAYHHDKLRTVKISRFFHAKSLVELTRHILENAPSLESLTLDTTHGVLWCSTSKFGACYPLRTPLEPHKAALAIRTYIEEKVPSTVVFNVVEPCSRCHAI, from the exons ATGAGCTCTCctccctcggcggcggcgccggcatccCCTTCCCCAGCCACCTCCAGCCATCCTCCCCCGTCCGGCTCTGATGGGCCTCCGGTTCATAGCAAGATTGCTCCAGATT ATGGATTGATTTCAGTGCCTACAAGAATGAGATCTCACCACCACCGTCAAGAAAACAGTTCTCCTGGTGGCAAAAGAACGAGATTTCCTGGGCCAGAGCTTCCAGAG GACATCTGGTGTCATATACATTCCCTGATGCCGATGCGAGATGCTGCCCATGCCGCCTGCGTGTCTCGGGCTTTTCTGCGTTCCTGGAGATGCCATCCCAACCTCGTATTCGATCGAAAAACACTGGGCTGCAGGTTCAGAACTGTTTGGGATTTTGAAAGCAAAGTTGATGATATTGTGAAAAAACACTCAGGCATTGGTGTGAAGACATTCAGTCTTGAATGGCACTATGGCATCAATGCCAAGGCCTGTAGTTATCTTGATAGCTGGCTTCAGATGGCTAATGCACCAGGCATTGAGGAACTCACCCTTAACACGTATTCAATATATTCAAGGGGAACCGAGTACAACTTCCCATGCTCACTTCTATCCGATGATGGTAGAGGAAGCTCGATTCGGTACCTTCGCCTTGCCGGTTGCTCCTTCCGTCCCACGGTTGAACTTGGCTGCTCCTTGCGAAGCCTGACAACGCTGAACCTGTGCGATGTGCGTATTACGAGGGATCAGTTAGGGTGCCTTCTCTCTGGGTGTGCGGCTTTGGAGCGGCTGGAACTCAGGAGATGCTCCGAGATAACTTCTCTGAAGATACCTTCCCTGCTGAAGCACCTCAGCCACCTGCAGGTGTTTGGATGCCGCAGGCTGCGAATGATAGAGAACGAAGCTCCAAATATCTGCAGTTTTCTATTTTGGGGTCTCCAAGTACAGCTCTGTCTTGGACAGCTATTGCAATTGAAGGACCTGGAGTTGTGCTGTACCAGTACCACCACGGTCTGCTATGCACGTCAAGAGCTTCCATCCGTTGCGCCGAATCTGGAAACTCTTACCATACGTTCATATCACCAG GTACCGTCGTGGGAAGATTTGGCAGAGGACTCGGTTTATAGAGAACCCTTGCATCTTAGGCGGATGCCAGCATACCACCATGACAAGCTCCGGACAGTGAAGATCTCTAGGTTCTTCCATGCAAAGAGCTTGGTTGAGCTAACGCGCCATATTCTTGAGAATGCACCATCACTTGAATCCCTAACATTGGACACCACTCATGGCGTTCTTTGGTGCTCTACCAGCAAATTTGGCGCATGCTATCCTCTGAGAACCCCTTTGGAACCCCATAAGGCAGCCCTCGCTATCAGAACATATATCGAGGAGAAAGTTCCATCTACAGTTGTGTTCAATGTTGTGGAGCCTTGCAGCCGGTGCCATGCTATATAA
- the LOC100828649 gene encoding uncharacterized protein LOC100828649 isoform X1 — MSSPPSAAAPASPSPATSSHPPPSGSDGPPVHSKIAPDYGLISVPTRMRSHHHRQENSSPGGKRTRFPGPELPEDIWCHIHSLMPMRDAAHAACVSRAFLRSWRCHPNLVFDRKTLGCRFRTVWDFESKVDDIVKKHSGIGVKTFSLEWHYGINAKACSYLDSWLQMANAPGIEELTLNTYSIYSRGTEYNFPCSLLSDDGRGSSIRYLRLAGCSFRPTVELGCSLRSLTTLNLCDVRITRDQLGCLLSGCAALERLELRRCSEITSLKIPSLLKHLSHLQVFGCRRLRMIENEAPNICSFLFWGLQVQLCLGQLLQLKDLELCCTSTTTVCYARQELPSVAPNLETLTIRSYHQMVSTAMLPSRLLHLKYLSIYLSGDYDYFSLVSFLDASPSLETFILNVPSWEDLAEDSVYREPLHLRRMPAYHHDKLRTVKISRFFHAKSLVELTRHILENAPSLESLTLDTTHGVLWCSTSKFGACYPLRTPLEPHKAALAIRTYIEEKVPSTVVFNVVEPCSRCHAI, encoded by the exons ATGAGCTCTCctccctcggcggcggcgccggcatccCCTTCCCCAGCCACCTCCAGCCATCCTCCCCCGTCCGGCTCTGATGGGCCTCCGGTTCATAGCAAGATTGCTCCAGATT ATGGATTGATTTCAGTGCCTACAAGAATGAGATCTCACCACCACCGTCAAGAAAACAGTTCTCCTGGTGGCAAAAGAACGAGATTTCCTGGGCCAGAGCTTCCAGAG GACATCTGGTGTCATATACATTCCCTGATGCCGATGCGAGATGCTGCCCATGCCGCCTGCGTGTCTCGGGCTTTTCTGCGTTCCTGGAGATGCCATCCCAACCTCGTATTCGATCGAAAAACACTGGGCTGCAGGTTCAGAACTGTTTGGGATTTTGAAAGCAAAGTTGATGATATTGTGAAAAAACACTCAGGCATTGGTGTGAAGACATTCAGTCTTGAATGGCACTATGGCATCAATGCCAAGGCCTGTAGTTATCTTGATAGCTGGCTTCAGATGGCTAATGCACCAGGCATTGAGGAACTCACCCTTAACACGTATTCAATATATTCAAGGGGAACCGAGTACAACTTCCCATGCTCACTTCTATCCGATGATGGTAGAGGAAGCTCGATTCGGTACCTTCGCCTTGCCGGTTGCTCCTTCCGTCCCACGGTTGAACTTGGCTGCTCCTTGCGAAGCCTGACAACGCTGAACCTGTGCGATGTGCGTATTACGAGGGATCAGTTAGGGTGCCTTCTCTCTGGGTGTGCGGCTTTGGAGCGGCTGGAACTCAGGAGATGCTCCGAGATAACTTCTCTGAAGATACCTTCCCTGCTGAAGCACCTCAGCCACCTGCAGGTGTTTGGATGCCGCAGGCTGCGAATGATAGAGAACGAAGCTCCAAATATCTGCAGTTTTCTATTTTGGGGTCTCCAAGTACAGCTCTGTCTTGGACAGCTATTGCAATTGAAGGACCTGGAGTTGTGCTGTACCAGTACCACCACGGTCTGCTATGCACGTCAAGAGCTTCCATCCGTTGCGCCGAATCTGGAAACTCTTACCATACGTTCATATCACCAG ATGGTCAGTACAGCAATGTTACCTAGCAGATTACTCCACCTCAAGTATCTGAGCATTTATCTGAGTGGGGACTATGATTATTTCTCTCtggtttcttttcttgatgCTTCGCCCTCCTTGGAGACATTCATCCTGAAT GTACCGTCGTGGGAAGATTTGGCAGAGGACTCGGTTTATAGAGAACCCTTGCATCTTAGGCGGATGCCAGCATACCACCATGACAAGCTCCGGACAGTGAAGATCTCTAGGTTCTTCCATGCAAAGAGCTTGGTTGAGCTAACGCGCCATATTCTTGAGAATGCACCATCACTTGAATCCCTAACATTGGACACCACTCATGGCGTTCTTTGGTGCTCTACCAGCAAATTTGGCGCATGCTATCCTCTGAGAACCCCTTTGGAACCCCATAAGGCAGCCCTCGCTATCAGAACATATATCGAGGAGAAAGTTCCATCTACAGTTGTGTTCAATGTTGTGGAGCCTTGCAGCCGGTGCCATGCTATATAA
- the LOC100828949 gene encoding protein trichome birefringence-like 5, producing MAPPPLPWAWRLALPLVAFVSVPFLLPLTLPFILFLRPGSSSSPHPLSFHRLTWLPSPQIPSPPPPATNAPPYPPPQTQITSPSPPPPPPPPLPSPPAIEKKARCDIYDGTWVRSTDASRPLYAAGTCPFVDEAYACAANGRPDSAYTRWRWAPRRCALPPFNATDFLSRLRGRRLVLVGDSMNRNQFESMLCVLRQALPDKSRLVETHGWRISKGRGFFVFKFLDYGCTVAFVRSHFLVREGVRVNRQGSTNPTLQIDRIDKTASRWKKADVLVFNTGHWWTHGKTARGKNYYKEGDTLYPQFDSTEAYRRALTTWARWVDKNMDPDKTVVFYRGYSTAHFRGGEWDAGGSCSGETEPAFRGAVVESYPEKTRIAAEVIARMRFPVRLLNVTRLTSFRKDAHPSVYGKAAGAAERRRKKKQDCSHWCLPGVPDVWNELIYASFVMEPSPSSWNRR from the exons atggcgccgccgccgctcccgtgGGCGTGGCGCCTGGCCCTGCCGCTCGTCGCCTTCGTCTccgtccccttcctcctcccgctaACCCTCCCCTTtatcctcttcctccgccccggctcctcctcctcccctcatCCCCTCTCCTTCCACCGCCTCACCTGGCTCCCTTCCCCTCAAATcccttctcctccacctccggcgaCAAACGCGCCGCCTTATCCGCCGCCGCAGACACAAATTACATCAccttctccaccaccaccgccgccgccgccgcttcccagTCCGCCGGCCATCGAGAAGAAGGCACGGTGCGACATCTACGACGGGACATGGGTCCGCAGCACGGACGCCTCCCGGCCGCTGTACGCGGCGGGGACGTGCCCTTTCGTGGACGAGGCGTACGCGTGCGCGGCCAACGGGCGGCCGGACTCGGCCTACACGCGGTGGCGCTGGGCGCCGCGGCGGTGCGCGCTCCCGCCCTTCAACGCCACGGACTTCCTCTCCCGGCTCCGAGGCCGGCGGCTGGTGCTCGTGGGCGACTCCATGAACCGCAACCAATTCGAGTCCATGCTCTGCGTCCTCCGCCAGGCGCTCCCCGACAAGTCCCGCCTCGTCGAGACCCACGGCTGGCGCATCTCCAAGGGCCGCGGCTTCTTCGTCTTCAAGTTCCTG GATTACGGGTGCACGGTGGCGTTCGTGCGGTCGCATTTCCTGGTGCGGGAAGGGGTGCGGGTGAACCGGCAAGGGAGCACGAACCCGACGCTGCAGATCGACCGGATCGACAAGACGGCTAGCCGGTGGAAGAAAGCCGACGTCCTCGTCTTCAACACCGGCCACTGGTGGACGCACGGCAAGACGGCCAGAGG CAAGAACTACTACAAGGAAGGCGACACGCTGTACCCGCAGTTCGACTCCACGGAGGCCTACCGGCGGGCGCTCACGACGTGGGCGCGCTGGGTCGACAAGAACATGGACCCGGACAAGACCGTCGTCTTCTACCGCGGCTACTCCACCGCGCACTTCAG GGGAGGGGAGTGGGACGCGGGAGGGTCGTGCAGCGGCGAGACGGAGCCGGCGTTCAGGGGCGCCGTTGTGGAGAGCTACCCGGAGAAGACGAGGATCGCGGCGGAGGTGATCGCGCGGATGAGGTTCCCCGTGAGGCTGCTCAACGTCACCAGGCTCACCAGCTTCCGCAAGGACGCCCACCCCTCGGTGTACGGCaaggcggcgggggcggcggaacggaggaggaagaagaagcaggacTGCAGCCACTGGTGCCTCCCTGGCGTGCCCGATGTCTGGAACGAGCTTATTTATGCTTCCTTCGTCATGGAACCCAGCCCCAGCTCCTGGAATCGTAGATGA
- the LOC100825578 gene encoding glutaredoxin-C8 — protein sequence MAAFLGRRFGMAAAAATFLALAAFGSASESSSKSAFVKSTVKAHDVVIFSKSYCPYCRRAKAVFKELQLKKDPYVVELDQREDGGEIQDALSDMVGRRTVPQVFVRGKHLGGSDDTVDAYESGELAKLLNISVKEDL from the exons ATGGCGGCGTTTCTGGGCCGGCGGTTCGgcatggcggcagcggcggcaacgTTCCTCGCCCTCGCGGCCTTCGGATCCGCCTCGGAGTCGTCGTCCAAGTCGGCCTTCGTGAAATCCACCGTCAAAGCCCACGACGTCGTCATCTTCTCCAAGTCCTACTGCCC GTATTGTAGAAGGGCAAAAGCTGTGTTCAAGGAACTTCAATTGAAGAAGGACCCGTATGTTGTCGAGCTTGATCAGCGAG AGGATGGTGGGGAAATTCAGGATGCATTATCCGACATGGTTGGCAGGCGCACTGTTCCTCAAGTTTTTGTCCGTGGAAAGCACTTGGGAGGCTCTGATG ATACTGTTGACGCTTATGAAAGTGGGGAGCTCGCTAAACTTCTGAATATTAGTGTCAAGGAAGATCTTTGA
- the LOC104582094 gene encoding E3 ubiquitin-protein ligase EL5: MAGFMMALLIAIFAGIFVSFFNRCCANLVARPCSRFAGVPRARAIVRLPAVAGAGPLGGWGARLADAAIAALPLTRLAQAAECAVCLGELAAGELARLLPPCGHRFHVECVDTWLRWRANCPLCRRTVRDAAQPAAQAEGPVVLPPALPQADGRAPLAQAHDGGEGSYSLQVLD; the protein is encoded by the coding sequence ATGGCGGGTTTCATGATGGCGCTGCTGATCGCCATCTTCGCCGGCATCTTCGTCTCCTTCTTCAACAGGTGCTGCGCGAATCTAGTCGCCCGTCCTTGCAGTAGGTTTGCCGGCGTCCCCCGCGCCAGAGCGATAGTGCGGCTGCCggccgtggccggcgccgggccCCTTGGAGGCTGGGGGGCCCGCCTGGCGGACGCGGCCATCGCAGCGCTGCCGCTGACGAGGCTGGCCCAGGCGGCGGAGTGCGCCGTGTGCCTCGGGGAGCTCGCCGCGGGGGAGCTCGcgcggctgctgccgccgtgcGGGCACAGGTTCCACGTGGAGTGCGTGGACACGTGGCTCCGCTGGCGCGCCAACTGCCCGCTCTGCCGCCGGACGGTCCGGGACGCGGCGCAGCCGGCTGCTCAGGCTGAGGGGCCGGTCGTGCTGCCACCTGCGCTGCCGCAGGCCGACGGCAGGGCGCCCCTCGCACAGGCTcacgacggcggcgaaggaAGCTACAGCCTGCAGGTTCTTGACTGA
- the LOC104582095 gene encoding E3 ubiquitin-protein ligase Os04g0590900, with protein sequence MDAAGVVGAAYMLVTLLGIFGTLVFFLNRCAGAGAGAAEPVPAEAEAGPGRTQGGLLPFYVFLRAVQSSLQIMRPPAGLSDSAIAALPLAKVAQAAECAVCLGELAMGEAARLLPLCRHRFHVECVDTWLRSRANCPVCRQTVNDVNAQPAAQAEGPVVLPPALPQADGRGPLAQAPDGGEGHISLQVLD encoded by the coding sequence ATGGACGCAGCCGGGGTGGTCGGGGCTGCGTACATGTTGGTGACCTTGCTCGGCATCTTCGGCACCctggtcttcttcctcaacaggtgcgccggcgccggcgctggagctGCGGAGCCGGTGCcggccgaggccgaggccgggccgggccggacCCAGGGCGGCCTGCTGCCGTTCTACGTGTTCTTGCGGGCCGTCCAATCGTCCCTCCAAATTATgaggccgccggccggcctgtcCGATTCGGCTATCGCGGCGCTGCCGCTGGCAAAGGTCGCCCAGGCGGCGGAGTGCGCCGTGTGCCTCGGGGAGCTCGCCAtgggggaggcggcgcggctgctgccgctgtgccGGCACAGGTTCCACGTGGAGTGCGTGGACACGTGGCTCCGCTCGCGGGCCAACTGCCCGGTCTGCCGCCAGACGGTCAACGACGTCAACGCACAGCCGGCTGCTCAGGCTGAGGGGCCGGTCGTGCTGCCGCCTGCGCTGCCGCAGGCCGACGGCAGGGGGCCGCTGGCACAGGCTCccgacggcggcgaaggcCACATCAGCCTGCAGGTTCTTGATTGA